The Microbacterium horticulturae region GACAGGTCCTTGCCCGAGCTCCACCGGCTCACGGCGCCGGGCACTCGATCGCCCGCGCTGACCTCTCCTCCCCACGGGTGGTCGGCCACGTCGACATCGCGGTATGGCGCGAGCTCGTCGAGAAGTTCCCGTCGCCGCGCCATCGAGAACGACGACGTCACACCGACGTGCTGAAGGCGCCCGTCCTCGCGATAAAGACCGAGCAGCAGTGATCCGACGACGTCGCCGCTCTTGTGCCAGCGGAACCCGGCGACGACGCAGTCGGCAGTGCGCTCATGCTTGATCTTGAACATCGCGCGCTTGTTCGGCTGATAGACCCCGTCGAGCGGCTTGGCGACGACCCCGTCGAGCCCGGCGCCCTCGAATGTCGAGAACCAGCGCTGCGCCTCTTCGAGGTCGGCGGTTGCCGGCGTGACGAACACAGGGTCGGTGGCCGCGGCGAGCGCCTCCACCAGCCGCGCGCGCCGCTCCGCGAACGGAAGCCCGGTGAGGTCTTCGTCGCCGAGCGCCAGCAGGTCGAAGGCCACCAGCGCCGACGGCGTCTGCGCCG contains the following coding sequences:
- a CDS encoding ATP-dependent DNA ligase — translated: MDLPVMPPVAPMLAKAVAQIPDVGHVEPKWDGFRTIVFRDGDEVVLGSRNERPLTRYFPELVEAIRANSPARCVIDGEIVVVTGDRLDFEALQQRIHPADSRVRMLAAQTPSALVAFDLLALGDEDLTGLPFAERRARLVEALAAATDPVFVTPATADLEEAQRWFSTFEGAGLDGVVAKPLDGVYQPNKRAMFKIKHERTADCVVAGFRWHKSGDVVGSLLLGLYREDGRLQHVGVTSSFSMARRRELLDELAPYRDVDVADHPWGGEVSAGDRVPGAVSRWSSGKDLSFVPLRPELVVEVAYDHMEGDRFRHIPSFRRWRPDRDARSCTFDQLEQTLDYPFSEVVRAT